In Phaseolus vulgaris cultivar G19833 chromosome 3, P. vulgaris v2.0, whole genome shotgun sequence, the sequence GAAAAAATTATTTGCTTCTTTTAATCAATGTTAACATTCAAAATGAATGGTGAGTGACCGGAAAACAGATATTTAAACTATAGGAAAAGTTATATTGAATGAAAGCTATTTCTTGTACCCGGTGAAACCGAACTACACTATGTTACACGGATTAGAAGAATAACCATGACAAATACACATGTCATCACAAACATCACAAGCCATGTTAAGCAAGAAGTCTTGGAGCTCTCCGAGTAGATTGCCGTTGCTCGCACATTGGCACGACCAGTGCTTGCCAAACTATGCTCAATGGCCTTCTCAGTAGAATCAAGTATCTGCAAGCCAGCCACAATCAATTCATTAGCCCTAAACCACCATCTACATTTCAAACTCCCCATCTGAGACTCTTATCAACCAAAAAACAAGGTTATGAATCAAGACTATTCAATCAACATTTTAACATGCCCTCAGTGGTTGTAGAAGTAATATTACAGCACCGCTATAGCCATATGCCgcaatacaaaaataaatctaagACGAACTTTCAAGAAGACGAAAACTAGATTAATGTAATAATATAACCACCATACAAAGAATACCCCAATCCTAAGAATCGGACTGCCTTTGATTTCATATATATTCATCGGGGGGATAGAAAACATCAGAGTATGCGGAATGGTGCATCTATATTGTAACTCACTCCTATCAAGATCACCTCCGAAGAGAtatattttaattgtaaaacaatAAGATAAAACTTCATAGGATACAAAAGAAGATTTGCTTGTAATTAACTTTGCCCTGGATAACATTAGTTAGCATCACCATCTTGTACAACCGTTTAGCCCTGGTATTGAATGAAAATATAAGAATCGAACCTTTTCAGTATTTTGCAGGGACTGGCTCATCATAAGACTACTCTCTTTGAGTTGTTTTGCCAACACCACCATCTCATCAGTCAAATCTTCTTGAAGCATTCTAGAGTATAAAACATGCTGAGGGCTCGTCAATGATGACCAAATAAACTACCAAATTAAGCCAGTAGAGTACGGTAACAGGCAGTTACTAATGATGTGACAATTGACATTAATATATCAGTGCTTGACCTGAAGAAAATAtactttgttgttgttgtggaCAACTTAGCTTTACATAAGAACACAAGGTTTGCAAGTTTTCGGCTCTTCACCAAAGCAGTACAGAGTCTATTGACCCACCACTACATAAACTTTAAATAACAACTCCACTAAACAGTACCTGTGCTTTTCAATGTGTGCATGTGCACTAGCATCCAATTTGACAGGTGATGCATTGTCAGTCTCAGCAAGCTCGTGTGCTCTTTCTTCTGTACTTGATGTGGGTCTGTCCAATGAATCAGATCAGCAACAGTAAAACAGCCTACAAAATATGCATAGTAAGAAAGGCAAACTATAGCTTACACAGGCCTTCTTCTCAACCCAGAAGAAAGGGGTGACAGATTTTTTTCCTCAATTTCAGAAGGGTTTCCTTCAACAAAACTCCTTTCAAAATCTTTCTCGGATACTTGTGAGTCATTCTGGGTTAAAAAAACATCTGTGGTTAAATGAAAATTGCCTATTTGGTCAAAACTAAAAATTCAGAcaaggaaaaacaaaaaaggaacaatttttttatggCTTCATGATGCATTCCAACAAAGTCACAAAAAGTCAAGCCCTTGTGAGGAGCAACTTTAGAGATATCCATATGAGGTGTGCCAAGAGAAGTATCAAGAGTGGTATCAGTATGACATTGTTCCTGAAtgaaagggacaaagatgacTCAAGAGATTCAAAAGACTCAGCTTCTATAGAACTCTCCCCctaaaaatgcatttctccctaaaccctaaatagAGAAACCTTAACTTGTCAGTCATTTGGCTTAAAGATCTTTTTCACACTTTAACATCTCTCCAGGATACGTTAATTTATAAACACATACCACATGGTTAACCAATTTGGAAGCAATGGCTTCAACCTTCTCTAAGTATTCATTTAACGTAGCCTTTGAAATCCTGCATTAGGAGAgcacacatacacacaaatgAATGCACACACGTAAAAAGTAAAGGGCATATAATAGCTTTAATTTACTTACTAGTTAGAAAAGAGAACATATTGGACTATCTAGGGTAGGTAGAAGATGAAAAAATAATCAACAAAGTAAGCTTAGCTTTTAaggaaatataatataatataatattttctgaGCAAACATTTTACTGAGTTAGTTTTTGGTTAATTCAGTCCAGCCAGCTGGCATGTGACAACTGGCTCCAACTTTCCATAACTATTTTGGTTCCTTGTAGGCTTAGTAGTTAGTTCAGTCCAGCCAGCTATATAATCTTTGTTGTAACAGAATTCTAAATGAAATGAGAAATGAAATTTTCTTGCTTCAATTATCTCCTTCCTTCTCTTCCCAGTAAACTCTAACAATTTACAAATCCTAGATTTTATCAAAGACTTAGAAGATGGGAAAGTATAGCTTAAGTTCAAAGTGAGTAATATTTTAGAGAGAATTTGTTGTGAATTATAAAATAACTCCATTCTGTTATTCCATGATCTGCTGAACCTATATTTATCCTTTGAATATAAGGATAAGTATTGCGGTAGTCTCCTATTATGTTAGGTATGTTATTGGACTGGGCTTATACATTGCTCAATACTAGTTCTTCACCTAGTATATTAGCATGAATAAAAGTCTTAGAATATTTACATTACAGCATCACTCTTCTCCCTTTTCTCTTTCCATTTAATTCCTAACATTTCAATAAGTATTAGTAGTTTCTAGCATTCAACTCTTTAAACCCAAACAACACCCATTATAAAGAAAAATCCTAGCGTACTTAATAGTAGCATATCTTGATTCAAAAATTGGGGTGGCCATATGATGTTCAGATTGTGTTTAGGGTAAAGTATatctaattttttcttttaccaTTTTCTATTCTATGAAACTTACAAACTTTGGGGCAGCCACCTTCCCCAACCCCATCCCCCAATCCTATGAAGACCCACGTGCACCACTTACAGTATATTAAAATTAAGGGTAAGATTtcaaagaataaaaattgccCCATGATtgtgttgtgatattatatagTTTCACTTATAACTCCATGACATCTACGAAATGGTGAATAAAGAGACAATGATACCTTGGTAAGCCCTCGGGTGTCTTTTCTTCAGCCAACTGTTCCAATTGTTCACGTAAAGTAGCAACATACTGTAGAATATCAAAATCAACAAATGATTAAGTTTGTGTTCTAGAGTTAAAAAATGACTAAGTAAAACATATAGGTcaagaaaattagaaaaatattatagacATAATGTTGTTAATGTTGAAatgtaatgttattttattaatatttccCTTTGAGTGTACTCAGCCTTAGGGTTAGGGCTTTAGGCAAGTGTCTTGCCTCCTTTTGTATCCTATATATTCACATCAATAAGAAACACAATCGTATAAAAAGATATACATTATTTTTCAAGTTGGTATCAGAGCAAGCGCTACTCTATCTTCTTCATTGTCTTTGTTGCCTCCACACCATcgttgttttgaaaaaatagtCAGGGTTAGGTGTGCCTTGAGGAGTGCAATCCATTTGCGGTGGTTGTGCAACCAACCGATCATCCACATGTCGTAATGCGCCAATCTATGTGCTTCCGTTTGTGGCAAGCATCCTCCACAGGTCGCCTTGCCGTTGTTAGAACCTCTCAATAACACCTATGTCTAACTCACTGAACTCTTCTGTCTTTGTTTATGACTTTAGTTTTCTGTTTCAACGCACCTTTGTGTTGGGTCGCATGGTCTCTCTTATTTGTTCTCAGTTTTGGTCACTTCTCTAAGATGGCTTCAATAGGTTATGCTTCTTTCTTTTCAGCTACTCCAATTATTACAAGTGCAAGGCTCAATTGGAAGAATTATTCGTCTTGATCTGCATTCGTGGAATTATGGCCTTGGTCAAGGATACAATGACCACTTTAAAACCAAACTGAGCTCTATTTCTGATGCAGACAAATCCCAGTGGCAAAAGATTCACTTCCAACTATGTTTCATGGCAATCACTTGAACATGATGTTTTTGAAATACTCCGATCCTTCAAAACATGTTTCTGTTTTTGGAAGAATGCACACAAAACTTTTGCTAATGATATCCAACATCTCTTTGATGCAACTCAAAGAGTAACTTCCCTCAAACAAACCAACCATTATATAGTTTCTCATAAGGCAAAGGCTAGGGCTATAgaatttaaaagattaatagtGACACTCAATAGAAGAACTTATATAGTCTTGATTATGAGAAGCCTACATTCAAACTTTGATCATGTCGTGATCAAATTCTAGCTCGTGATCAAATCTCTTCTATCAATGGTTTAATTACTAGACTCATTCGTGTGTCTAACCTAATGATAGATGACAATCAACCTGAAGTTATTGAAACTTCTGCATTGGCAGTCTCTTGTAGAAAGGAGAAGGTCAAAACATACAAGGAGGACGTGGTGGAAGAAGTGGACATCCTCAATGTTCATATTGCAAGAGAAGGGGTCATACCTAAGAAAATTGTTATTCCTTGcatggttttccaaacaaagCAACTCTTTAGGTACAAGTCTCATAAATCAATCAATCAATCAATCAATCAGAATCTAAAATTCTTTATGAAGagaaccaataattttttagatacAAGTCTCATAAATCAATCAATCAATCAAGGTGAATCCTCTTCAATGCCAAGTGTGTCAACTGCATGCATTTCTCGTGAAAGGTCATAGTCCATGGATTCTTGATTCAGGTACTTCAAACCATATCTCTAATAACATTTCTTCATTTTCCTCCATTTCTTACCCCAAAATTCCTCATCTTGTTACTGTTGCCAATGGATCCAAAGTGGCATCTCAAGGAGTTGGCCAATTTCTTTATCCCCTtcactaaatttaaatttagtgtTATTCATTCCTCGTTGTCCTTACAATTTAAGTTCTTTGAGTCAATTGACTCAGTGTTGAAACTAATCTATGATCTAACAGTTAATTCTTTTCATTATACAGGAACATGGTACGAGTCGCCAATAGCCAAGGGATACACTTATATTTATGGTCTAGACTATTGTGATACTTTTTTTCTTATGGCTAAGATCAACATTGTTCTCCTTTTTCTTGCTATGGCTATCATTCGCCACTAGCCTCTTCACCAACTTGGCATAAAGAATGCTTGGAGGAGGAAATTTACATGGAGCAACCTCTTCGGTTTGTTGCTCAGGGAGAGTTAAGTTTAGATTGTAAATTACATCGGCCTCTCTATGGCTTGAAGCAATCAGCTCAAGTTTGGTTTACTAAATTTAGTCATATTGTGCAAATTTTTGGATTGAAACAAAGTGAGACAGATCATTTATTGTTTTATTGTCATACTTCAGAAAAGTGTGTTTATCATATGTTCTATATTGATGGTATTGCTATTACAACAAATGATATCCCTAGAATTGCTCAATTAGacatctaaaatattttcttggtATTGAAGTGACACAATCAAAAGAATGTGTCATCGTttcacaaagaaaatatgctctTGATATTTTGGAGGAGAGAGGCCTGACAAATTGCAAGCATGTTGATAGTCCTATGCACTCAAATCAGAAGTTAATGAGCGACCAAGGTGAACTTTTCTCAAACCTAGAGAGATACAAAAGATTAGTGGAAAAACTCGTTTATGTCACTATAACAAGACCTAAACTAGATTTAACAAATGACTAAATAAAACATATAGGtcaataaaaattagaaaatattatagaCATAATGTCGTTAATGCTGAAatgtaatgttattttattaatattttcttttgagTGTATTCAACCTTAGGGTTAGAGTTTTAGGCAAGTGTTTTGCATCCTTTGTATCCTATACATTCACATCAATAGGAAATACACTAGTATAAGAAGATATACAATGTTTTTTCATCCATCCTATTTGTTCAAGTGTTAActctaaaattaataatgaaaaaacaTATCTTCAGACTTACATGCACAAGTTTTGCCTGGTTTTGCTGCTGAGGTGCAGCCGCAAGCAACCTCCTTAAGTTTACTTCTGTTTTATTGATTCCCATACCTATAGTGTTTAGAAATTATATGAATTATCTATAAATTAAACATCATTAGGCAAACAAACAAAGGTAACAATGTATGACTGAAAATAATTAGCACTTATCAGTAAAGCTTATCCGATCAAGCTGCCAAAATTAAACACAACCAAAAACCCTAAATATCAATGAAACCATTTCAATAAGTTTAAAGATGAGAAATAAGTTTTGATTCTAAACATGGGCATTATGGAGCATCGTTTTTGCAGAACAATATCAATTTCTAGTGATCATGGTAGCCAAAATCGAGATGTTTCTGAAGATCAGAAAGATAAATATGAATCGTAAATCGAATCGGGAGATACATGCATAGCAAGAGGGAGGAGAAGGGACAGCAGCCCATAACAAccctaaaattaaaattgggCATATGAGAAACCTAAAAGTAAAATTGGGAACGTGAGTGTGGTGTGAGAGAAGAGCTTGACTGCCACTACATGTAAAACGGCGCCACTATAGGCCTCACCGAGCCGCCGCAAAACCGTATCGCCGCGCCACAGCAACACTCTCAGGCGCCGCGCGAGAACCGTCGCCGCTGTGAGGACCTCGCGGGAGCAGGCCCCGTATGAGGAACGCCGATGAGCTACGCCGCGAGAGGCGCCGCCTCTAGAACCGCCGCCGCCGCCAAAAACTATCAGTTTCAACATCGCCAAACTCATCACTCCCAAGACAAATGCCTAATCATTTCCTCATCCAACATTCTCCCCTTTGCTACTCACTCCCCAACACTATAAACACGGCCTACATGGACAATGATCCCACGTTTTTGTtctaagaagaagaagaagtttaGATTGGAAAACCTGATATCGCACCGGGGAACGGTGTCAGCCACGGTGGCATTGTCTTGTGAAGGGTTTTGCTTTGGCACTTTCCTTTTCGCAATAacactaaataatttttttgagatgaatatataaataaataattgctCTCACTCCAttaatttattcttaatttctaataatactccaactatttttatttattgcatCAAATATAATTTCTAACTAATTAGtccaaattatatatattcagAGTACATGCCTATTTAAGTTTTTGTTCAATTCAAACTAAATTTGGAATCAAGCAGCACACAAAAGTTTATAAAATCCATACAACtgtgttttgaatttttttttataaaataagtgATATTCAGTTTTTCCGATATACAAAatgaaaatgtaaatatataattaataattattgatttaataacttttaaatatacTAGCATAGATACAATGTCACATTTTACCTTTCAAGTAACTTTTTGTTTAgagttaactttttttaaaaattaaaataactatctataataaaataatttatctataaataaagaaaatttatttataatctatactattatataaagaagataatcatttcataagtttttttatataatcttttaatttgaacaattttactctttaataaataaaaaataatttatttatgtatttaataaaataaatagttaaatattaaaaaaaattaatatagttttatacaaaatcatgtatattttaaattgtattatttttattattattaattattcatCTATACCATTATGTAACATCACATCATTTCCTAACTTTTTAGTGTcatttttaattacataatttactcttaaataaataaaaataatttctttaataaaataaatagttaaatgattttttaaatgaagttatataaaattttaatattattttgataaaattatatatatatatatatatatatatattgattttaaatttcattttttaaattaatatttacaaaagtaataaaattataaaaataatataataaacataTGAATACACATGGccaatgttaataaaaaaaaatctcttttttaatatatacaaattttgatcattttatcttttaaataacCATTTCTAAATTTAAGTGTATTTTTAAACTGAAATAATTacctataataaaaaaactagcATCAAAATAAACAGGGTCCTATATTAAAGTTGTCAGTTAATACGAACACACTCAATGTCCcacctttgtgaaatgaactaCACAGTGTAGTTTCAACCCCCCATCCCCTAGTTTCTCTTTTTGACCATTGGAATCAGTTCTTTGCCTTCACAGAGTTATTCTCCTTGATCCTTGCCCGGTTATCCAGCTTAACAAAGCGTTTTAGATTGTCATAAGCAAGTGTTTCAATATTGTTCCTACGCAGTTCACTAAGGGCCGGGCGTTTATCAAGCAGATGCCACAGCCTGTCAGGGTAGTCTGAATCAAGCAGGATTTTTGGATCAGTTCCTTCCTTCAGAATGTTAGCACCTACAACTGTGCTTGACTTTACTTCTTTACTAAGAGTTGATGCCTTGGGTGCATCAGCAGCTCCACCCCCTTTAGATCCTTTCTTTGCTTTACCGGTGGCAAAAGTTCTTTGGCATGCAACCCTAACTGCCTCTTTGGTTGTAAGAATATATCTTATAGATCTGGCATAGTTCATTGCCATGACTTTCTTCTGAAAGACAATTTTAGTTCATTTCAGTGTGGAACATAACTATATAGAAAAATTCAGTATGAATAGTTGTTCTCTTACAATTTGAATTCAACACCTTGATTGCTTATTAGAGTTCGGATACCTACTTTATAAATAAGATACAAAAAGTGTTCTACTCCCTTATAAAATTTCTCCtaaaaagtttaataaaaataataagatcaTCAATCATCGGGGCCTAAAGAGTGCAGGTAACTAAAAGGCTGCAGTTATAAAACAACAATACTGCATCATTCCTCTCCTTTCCCAACCCCACACCCCGAGAACATTAATCTTTTGTGCGTTTTGAAGTAAAGAAAGGAGACGCATAAGGTTATAGACAACTACATATTGCTAACGGAAAAATACAGGTGCCTTTAAAATGAAAACAAGATCTTCAGCAGACTTTCCTCCTAAAAATAACAATCATCCTCATATATATGGGACCAGATTCACCTCATCCAACATTACATCTACAGATTATTTGCATCGCCATATTTAAAGTGAAAAAATGGACAATCTTTCTCTAGAAGGTCGAGGTTGTTATGAACCAGCATTCCAAAGAACTTAAGGTGTTGGGTAAAAGGGTGTGAActgttttatatgttttttgttATAATGGTAAACATCTGCCAGGGCGCCACTAACAACATAGCAATGTAATTAATAAAGGTAAGAATTTGATTTTTCTAATCAATTAAATTCGCAATCTATTAATCAAGAAAAAACATCAGTGTTCTTCGACAAACAAAAGAACAGAATTGTTATACCTGACCAAGTAGCTTCCCTTCAAGTGTCAGGTTTCAATATGAAGCCTGCAACttcagaagaaaagaaaaagaaaaataatgtgaagTTACATCACATAGCAGCACCAAACATTATCATATATAATCTAAAACAAAACAGGTCACACCACAATTCCATGTAACCAGAATCAAGTCCATCAATTTCAATGAAAAAAGTCAATGAACTTTAGAGTTCAGAGAGTAAATTCATTCTTTAATACAAAGAAACTAGTAGCAAAACAAACTAACGCATCATTTAGGTGATT encodes:
- the LOC137807287 gene encoding uncharacterized protein, with the protein product MAMNYARSIRYILTTKEAVRVACQRTFATGKAKKGSKGGGAADAPKASTLSKEVKSSTVVGANILKEGTDPKILLDSDYPDRLWHLLDKRPALSELRRNNIETLAYDNLKRFVKLDNRARIKENNSVKAKN
- the LOC137807283 gene encoding uncharacterized protein isoform X2 translates to MSLAMLKLIVFGGGGGSRGGASRGVAHRRSSYGACSREVLTAATVLARRLRVLLWRGDTVLRRLGMGINKTEVNLRRLLAAAPQQQNQAKLVHYVATLREQLEQLAEEKTPEGLPRISKATLNEYLEKVEAIASKLVNHVNDSQVSEKDFERSFVEGNPSEIEEKNLSPLSSGLRRRPVPTSSTEERAHELAETDNASPVKLDASAHAHIEKHRMLQEDLTDEMVVLAKQLKESSLMMSQSLQNTEKILDSTEKAIEHSLASTGRANVRATAIYSESSKTSCLTWLVMFVMTCVFVMVILLIRVT
- the LOC137807283 gene encoding uncharacterized protein isoform X4, translating into MPPWLTPFPGAISGMGINKTEVNLRRLLAAAPQQQNQAKLVHYVATLREQLEQLAEEKTPEGLPRISKATLNEYLEKVEAIASKLVNHVNDSQVSEKDFERSFVEGNPSEIEEKNLSPLSSGLRRRPVPTSSTEERAHELAETDNASPVKLDASAHAHIEKHRMLQEDLTDEMVVLAKQLKESSLMMSQSLQNTEKILDSTEKAIEHSLASTGRANVRATAIYSESSKTSCLTWLVMFVMTCVFVMVILLIRVT
- the LOC137807283 gene encoding uncharacterized protein isoform X1; its protein translation is MSLAMLKLIVFGGGGGSRGGASRGVAHRRSSYGACSREVLTAATVLARRLRVLLWRGDTVLRRLGEAYSGAVLHVVAVKLFSHTTLTFPILLLGMGINKTEVNLRRLLAAAPQQQNQAKLVHYVATLREQLEQLAEEKTPEGLPRISKATLNEYLEKVEAIASKLVNHVNDSQVSEKDFERSFVEGNPSEIEEKNLSPLSSGLRRRPVPTSSTEERAHELAETDNASPVKLDASAHAHIEKHRMLQEDLTDEMVVLAKQLKESSLMMSQSLQNTEKILDSTEKAIEHSLASTGRANVRATAIYSESSKTSCLTWLVMFVMTCVFVMVILLIRVT
- the LOC137807283 gene encoding uncharacterized protein isoform X3, with amino-acid sequence MSLAMLKLIVFGGGGGSRGGASRGVAHRRSSYGACSREVLTAATVLARRLRVLLWRGDTVLRRLGEAYSGAVLHYVATLREQLEQLAEEKTPEGLPRISKATLNEYLEKVEAIASKLVNHVNDSQVSEKDFERSFVEGNPSEIEEKNLSPLSSGLRRRPVPTSSTEERAHELAETDNASPVKLDASAHAHIEKHRMLQEDLTDEMVVLAKQLKESSLMMSQSLQNTEKILDSTEKAIEHSLASTGRANVRATAIYSESSKTSCLTWLVMFVMTCVFVMVILLIRVT
- the LOC137807283 gene encoding uncharacterized protein isoform X5, with the translated sequence MGINKTEVNLRRLLAAAPQQQNQAKLVHYVATLREQLEQLAEEKTPEGLPRISKATLNEYLEKVEAIASKLVNHVNDSQVSEKDFERSFVEGNPSEIEEKNLSPLSSGLRRRPVPTSSTEERAHELAETDNASPVKLDASAHAHIEKHRMLQEDLTDEMVVLAKQLKESSLMMSQSLQNTEKILDSTEKAIEHSLASTGRANVRATAIYSESSKTSCLTWLVMFVMTCVFVMVILLIRVT